The following coding sequences are from one Microtus pennsylvanicus isolate mMicPen1 chromosome 1, mMicPen1.hap1, whole genome shotgun sequence window:
- the LOC142839684 gene encoding olfactory receptor 2AJ1-like — MMENENHTFSSDFILLGLFSSSQTSQVFFSFIFFIFIMTITENALLIFLIHRDSRLHTPMYFLLSHLSFMDILHISNIVPKMIADYLSGSRTISFAGCGFQIFLSLTMLGGECLLLAAMSYDRYVAICHPLHYPVLMRDNTSGLLASGSWLVGVFNSIVHTSLTLHFPFCHSRAIDHFFCEIPAMLKLSCVDTARYERGVYVSGIIFLLIPFSIISITYVQILLTVFQMQAGARQKSLSTCSFHMVVVIMYYGPFIFTYMRPRSYHTPGQDKFLAIFYTILTPSLNPIIYSFRNKDVLMAVKNIVQNNFLNKK; from the coding sequence ATGATGGAAAATGAGAACCACACTTTCAGCAGTGACTTCATCCTTTTGGGTTTGTTCTCGTCTTCCCAAACGAGTCAGgtgtttttctcatttatatttttcatttttattatgactATAACAGAAAATGCCCTCCTCATCTTTCTAATCCACAGGGATTCTCGACTCCACACCCCTATGTATttcctgctcagccatctttcctTCATGGATATCTTGCACATTTCCAACATTGTGCCTAAAATGATTGCTGACTATTTGTCAGGCAGCAGAACTATTTCCTTCGCAGGCTGTGGCTTCCAGATATTTCTGTCCCTCACTATGCTAGGTGGCGAGTGCCTTCTCCTGGCAGCCATGTCCTATGACCGATATGTGGCCATCTGCCATCCACTTCATTATCCTGTGCTGATGAGGGACAATACCAGTGGGCTCCTGGCTTCAGGTTCCTGGCTTGTGGGGGTTTTTAACTCCATAGTCCACACATCTTTAACACTCCACTTTCCTTTTTGTCACTCAAGAGCTATTGATCACTTTTTCTGTGAAATTCCTGCCATGTTGAAGTTGTCCTGTGTAGACACAGCACGTTATGAGCGAGGAGTTTATGTCAGTGGCATCATTTTTCTACTGATTCCATTTTCAATCATCTCTATAACTTATGTGCAAATTCTCCTCACAGTCTTCCAAATGCAAGCAGGGGCCCGACAGAAGTCCTTGTCCACCTGCTCCTTCCACATGGTTGTGGTCATAATGTACTATGGGCCCTTCATTTTCACATATATGAGACCTCGCTCATACCACACTCCAGGCCAGGATAAGTTTCTGGCAATATTCTACACCATCTTGACACCCAGCCTCAACCCCATAATCTACAGCTTTAGGAATAAAGATGTCCTCATGGCCGTGAAAAACATTGtccaaaataattttctgaataaaaaatga